The following proteins come from a genomic window of Vidua chalybeata isolate OUT-0048 chromosome 2, bVidCha1 merged haplotype, whole genome shotgun sequence:
- the CHMP2B gene encoding charged multivesicular body protein 2b, producing the protein MASLFKKKTVDDIIKEQNRELRGTQRAISRDRAALEKQEKQLELEIKKMAKTGNKEACKVLAKQLVQLRKQKNRTYAVSSKVTSMSTQTKVMNSQMKMAGAMSATAKTMQAVNKKMDPQKTLQTMQNFQKENMKMEMTEEMINDTLDDIFDASDEEEESQDIVNQVLDEIGIEISGKMAKAPSAARGLPSASASTTATISDEEIERQLKALGVD; encoded by the exons ATGGCCTCGCTCTTCAAGAAGAAGACCGTAGACG atatAATAAAGGAGCAAAATCGAGAGTTAAGAGGTACACAGAGGGCTATAAGCAGAGATAGAGCAGCacttgaaaaacaggaaaaacaactg GAACTGGAAATCAAGAAAATGGCTAAGACTGGTAACAAAGAGGCCTGCAAAGTGCTGGCAAAGCAGCTGGTGCAGCTGCGGAAGCAGAAGAATCGAACCTATGCTGTGAGCTCCAAAGTCACGTCCATGTCCACTCAAACCAAGGTCATGAACTCCCAGATGAAGATGGCAGGAGCTATGTCAGCTACAGCAAAA ACAATGCAAGCAGTTAATAAGAAGATGGATCCACAAAAGACACTACAAACTATGCAGAatttccagaaggaaaacatgaaGATGGAAATGACTGAAGAAATGA tTAATGATACTCTGGATGATATTTTTGATGCTTctgatgaagaggaagaaagccAAGATATTGTTAATCAAGTGCTTGACGAGATCGGGATTGAAATCTCTGGCAAG ATGGCcaaagctccctcagctgccagAGGTTTGCCATCTGCATCGGCATCAACCACCGCCACCATATCGGATGAGGAGATCGAGCGCCAGCTCAAAGCCTTGGGCGTGGATTAA